The following are encoded in a window of Impatiens glandulifera chromosome 5, dImpGla2.1, whole genome shotgun sequence genomic DNA:
- the LOC124939767 gene encoding probable anion transporter 5 produces the protein MKRVHIPSRYLIVVLMFISTSVCYIERVGFSIAYTVAADAAGVNQSSKGAILSTFYYGYVLSQIPGGWAAQKIGGRRVLLLSFVLWSSTCALVPLDPNRITILVIARLLVGISQGFIFPSIHNVLAQWVPPHERSRSVSLTTSGMYLGAALGMLLIPSVVKFRGPQSVFIAEAALGAVWSILWFKYASDPPRSDHPKAIAAGYGESLLPVKVKSSVNKSSSIPWKKIVVSLPVWAIVVNNFTFHYALYVLMNWLPTYFELGLQLSLQDMGSSKMIPYLNMFFFSNIGGVIADHLITRKILSVTKTRKILNTVGFVVASFALMAIPMFRTAGGAIFCSSVALGFLALGRAGFAVNHMDVAPRYAGIVMGVSNTAGTLAGIVGVDFTGRLLEAAKNANLDLSNPRSWDSVFFIPGIFCILSSVVFLVFATGERIFD, from the coding sequence ATGAAGAGAGTCCATATCCCATCTCGTTATCTAATTGTTGTTCTAATGTTCATATCGACTTCTGTATGCTACATAGAACGTGTTGGTTTCTCGATCGCATACACAGTTGCTGCAGATGCAGCCGGAGTAAACCAGTCAAGCAAAGGAGCAATCCTCTCCACATTCTACTACGGTTATGTCTTATCACAAATACCCGGAGGCTGGGCAGCCCAGAAAATCGGAGGCAGGCGAGTTCTCCTCCTCTCGTTTGTCTTATGGTCAAGCACTTGTGCCCTAGTCCCTCTAGACCCGAATAGAATAACCATCTTGGTTATAGCCCGATTACTTGTCGGAATTTCTCAAGGCTTTATCTTTCCATCTATCCATAATGTCCTAGCCCAATGGGTCCCGCCGCATGAACGGTCGAGATCTGTTTCGCTCACGACCTCGGGGATGTACTTGGGCGCGGCACTAGGAATGCTTTTGATTCCGAGTGTTGTTAAATTTCGGGGCCCACAGTCGGTTTTTATAGCCGAAGCTGCTTTAGGTGCTGTTTGGTCAATTCTATGGTTTAAATATGCGAGCGATCCCCCTCGATCTGACCACCCGAAAGCAATCGCGGCGGGGTATGGGGAATCTTTGTTACCTGTGAAGGTTAAATCGTCGGTTAATAAGAGTTCTTCGATACCATGGAAGAAGATAGTTGTTAGTCTTCCGGTTTGGGCGATAGTTGTGAATAACTTTACGTTTCATTACGCGTTGTACGTGCTTATGAACTGGCTGCCGACGTATTTCGAGCTCGGTTTGCAGCTTAGTCTTCAGGATATGGGTTCGTCAAAAATGATACCTTAtttgaatatgttttttttctcgAACATCGGTGGGGTTATAGCCGACCATTTGATCACGAGGAAGATACTTTCAGTGACGAAAACGAGGAAGATTTTGAACACAGTTGGTTTTGTGGTGGCATCTTTCGCTTTGATGGCTATTCCTATGTTTAGGACCGCCGGTGGGGCGATATTTTGTTCTTCAGTTGCTCTAGGATTCTTGGCACTTGGGAGAGCTGGATTCGCGGTTAATCATATGGATGTGGCTCCTAGATATGCAGGAATTGTGATGGGAGTTTCTAATACGGCTGGGACTTTGGCTGGGATAGTTGGGGTTGATTTTACTGGTCGGCTGCTCGAAGCGGCTAAGAATGCTAATTTGGATTTGTCCAATCCTAGGAGCTGGGATTCAGTGTTTTTCATCCCGGGGATTTTCTGTATTCTTAGTTCGGTTGTGTTTTTAGTGTTTGCGACCGGCGAGAGGATTTTCGATTAA